In Streptomyces canus, one DNA window encodes the following:
- a CDS encoding MHYT domain-containing protein — translation MQGTVDGFSYGLVTPLVAYLMACLGGALGLRCTTRSMLVSRSWRPGWLALGSAAIGSGIWTMHFVAMMGFKVEQAPIHYDRAITFASLGVAIVMVGVGVFIVGYWGATGTPLMTGGAVTGLGIASMHYLGMAGMRLNGQLEYNTVTVAISVVIAVVAATAALWAAGQVRGFLWSVGASLVMGLAVTGMHYTGMAALSVHVHRTSAPVAGDSPTSLLAPMMIGPLAFLLIAGVVVMFDPLMVMGKPVWSPAENKPGVPARELVHHPAARRPSIRPRRNLAHSDARTPQNR, via the coding sequence ATGCAAGGCACGGTCGACGGATTCAGCTACGGACTCGTCACACCGCTGGTGGCTTACCTCATGGCCTGCCTCGGCGGCGCCCTCGGCCTGCGCTGCACCACCAGATCCATGCTGGTCAGCCGGTCCTGGCGACCCGGCTGGCTGGCCCTCGGCTCGGCGGCGATCGGCTCCGGCATCTGGACCATGCACTTCGTCGCGATGATGGGGTTCAAGGTCGAACAGGCGCCCATCCACTACGACAGGGCCATCACCTTCGCGAGCCTGGGCGTCGCCATCGTCATGGTGGGCGTCGGGGTCTTCATCGTCGGCTACTGGGGCGCGACCGGAACACCCCTGATGACCGGCGGTGCGGTCACCGGCCTGGGCATCGCCTCGATGCACTACCTGGGCATGGCGGGGATGCGCCTGAACGGGCAGCTGGAGTACAACACCGTCACCGTCGCCATCTCCGTGGTCATAGCCGTCGTCGCCGCCACCGCCGCCCTCTGGGCCGCCGGGCAGGTCAGGGGATTCCTGTGGAGCGTGGGCGCGAGCCTGGTCATGGGCCTCGCCGTCACGGGCATGCACTACACCGGCATGGCCGCCCTCAGCGTCCATGTGCACCGCACGTCCGCCCCCGTCGCCGGTGACTCGCCCACCTCCCTGCTCGCGCCCATGATGATCGGCCCGCTCGCCTTCCTGCTGATCGCGGGTGTCGTCGTGATGTTCGATCCGCTGATGGTCATGGGCAAACCCGTGTGGTCGCCCGCCGAGAACAAGCCCGGCGTCCCCGCGCGCGAACTCGTCCACCACCCGGCCGCCCGCCGCCCCTCGATCCGCCCCCGCCGGAACCTGGCCCACAGCGACGCCCGCACCCCGCAGAACCGCTGA
- the uvrB gene encoding excinuclease ABC subunit UvrB: MRPVSHIERTVAPFEVVSSYQPSGDQPAAIAELAKRIEAGEKDVVLLGATGTGKSATTAWMIEKLQRPTLVMAPNKTLAAQLANEFRELLPNNAVEYFVSYYDYYQPEAYVPQSDTYIEKDSSINEEVERLRHSATNSLLTRRDVIVVASVSCIYGLGTPQEYVDRMVPLKVGEEIDRDQLLRRFVDIQYTRNDLAFTRGTFRVRGDTIEIFPVYEELAVRIEMFGDEIEALSTLHPLTGEIISDDDHLYVFPASHYVAGPERMERAVNDIEKELGERLAELEKQGKLLEAQRLRMRTTYDLEMLRQIGSCSGIENYSMHFDGRSPGSPPHTLIDYFPDDFLLVIDESHVTVPQIGAMYEGDASRKRTLVDHGFRLPSALDNRPLKWEEFTERIGQTVYLSATPGKYELSRGDGVVEQIIRPTGLIDPEVVVKPTEGQIDDLVHEIRTRTEKDERVLVTTLTKKMAEDLTDYFLELGIQVRYLHSDVDTLRRVELLRELRSGEFDVLVGINLLREGLDLPEVSLVAILDADKEGFLRSGTSLIQTIGRAARNVSGQVHMYADKITPAMEKAIEETNRRREKQVAYNTERGIDPQPLRKKINDIVAQIAREDIDTEQLLGSGYRQGKDGKGAKAPVPSLGKAAAGTKAAKSKAKETVPTDRPAAELAEQIEEMTARMRAAAADLQFEIAARLRDEVSEMKKELRQMKEAGLA, translated from the coding sequence ATGCGGCCCGTTTCCCACATCGAACGTACGGTGGCGCCCTTCGAGGTCGTCAGCTCCTACCAGCCCAGCGGCGATCAGCCGGCGGCCATCGCCGAGCTGGCCAAGCGCATCGAGGCAGGTGAGAAGGACGTCGTCCTGCTCGGCGCGACCGGCACCGGAAAGTCCGCCACCACCGCGTGGATGATCGAGAAGCTCCAGCGCCCCACCCTCGTGATGGCCCCGAACAAGACGTTGGCCGCCCAGCTGGCGAACGAATTCCGCGAGCTGCTGCCGAACAACGCCGTCGAGTACTTCGTCTCGTACTACGACTACTACCAGCCCGAGGCCTACGTCCCGCAGTCGGACACCTACATCGAGAAGGACTCCTCGATCAACGAGGAGGTGGAGCGCCTGCGCCACTCCGCCACCAACTCGCTGCTCACCCGCCGGGACGTCATCGTGGTCGCGTCGGTCTCCTGCATCTACGGCCTCGGCACCCCGCAGGAGTACGTGGACCGCATGGTCCCCCTCAAGGTCGGCGAGGAGATCGACCGCGACCAGCTCCTGCGCCGCTTCGTCGACATCCAGTACACGCGCAACGACCTGGCCTTCACCCGCGGCACCTTCCGGGTGCGCGGCGACACCATCGAGATCTTCCCGGTCTACGAGGAACTCGCCGTCCGCATCGAGATGTTCGGCGACGAGATCGAGGCACTGTCCACGCTCCACCCGCTCACCGGCGAGATCATCAGCGACGACGACCATCTGTACGTCTTCCCGGCCTCGCACTACGTCGCGGGACCCGAGCGCATGGAGCGGGCCGTCAACGACATCGAGAAGGAGCTCGGGGAGCGCCTGGCCGAGCTGGAGAAGCAGGGCAAGCTCCTGGAGGCCCAGCGCCTGAGGATGCGCACGACGTACGACCTCGAGATGCTCCGCCAGATCGGCTCCTGCTCGGGCATCGAGAACTACTCGATGCACTTCGACGGCCGCTCGCCCGGTTCCCCGCCGCACACCCTGATCGACTACTTCCCGGACGACTTCCTCCTCGTCATCGACGAGTCGCACGTGACCGTGCCCCAGATCGGCGCGATGTACGAGGGCGACGCCTCCCGCAAGCGCACCCTCGTCGACCACGGCTTCCGCCTTCCCTCGGCCCTGGACAACCGCCCCCTCAAGTGGGAGGAGTTCACGGAGCGCATCGGCCAGACCGTCTATCTGTCGGCGACGCCCGGCAAGTACGAGCTCTCGCGCGGGGACGGCGTCGTCGAGCAGATCATCCGCCCCACCGGCCTGATCGACCCCGAGGTCGTCGTCAAGCCCACCGAGGGCCAGATCGACGACCTGGTGCACGAGATCCGCACCCGCACCGAGAAGGACGAGCGTGTCCTGGTCACCACGCTGACCAAGAAGATGGCAGAGGACCTCACGGACTACTTCCTGGAACTCGGCATCCAGGTCCGCTATCTGCACAGCGACGTCGACACCCTGCGCCGCGTGGAGCTGCTGCGCGAGCTGCGTTCCGGCGAGTTCGACGTCCTCGTCGGCATCAACCTCCTGCGAGAGGGCCTCGACCTGCCCGAGGTGTCCCTGGTGGCCATCCTCGACGCCGACAAGGAGGGCTTCCTGCGCTCCGGCACCTCCCTGATCCAGACCATCGGCCGCGCCGCGCGCAATGTCTCCGGCCAGGTCCACATGTACGCCGACAAGATCACCCCGGCGATGGAGAAGGCCATCGAGGAGACCAACCGGCGCCGGGAGAAGCAGGTCGCGTACAACACGGAGCGGGGCATCGACCCCCAGCCGCTGCGCAAGAAGATCAACGACATCGTCGCGCAGATCGCCCGCGAGGACATCGACACCGAGCAGCTGCTCGGCTCCGGCTACCGCCAGGGCAAGGACGGCAAGGGAGCCAAGGCCCCCGTGCCCTCCCTCGGCAAGGCGGCGGCCGGCACCAAGGCCGCCAAGAGCAAGGCCAAGGAGACCGTCCCGACCGACCGCCCCGCGGCCGAACTGGCCGAGCAGATCGAGGAGATGACGGCACGCATGCGTGCCGCCGCCGCCGACCTCCAGTTCGAGATCGCGGCCCGGCTGCGCGACGAGGTCTCCGAGATGAAGAAGGAGCTGCGACAGATGAAGGAGGCCGGCCTGGCCTGA
- a CDS encoding TerD family protein, with translation MTVNMTKGQAISLQKNDGGSLTAVRMGLGWQAAPRRGLFGSRTREVDLDASAVLFADKQPVDVVFFRHLVSDDGSVKHTGDNLVGGVGQGGDDEAILVDLARVPVHIDQIVFTVNSFTGQTFQEVQNAFCRLVDETNGDELARYTLAGGGAYTAQIMAKVHRTGPGWTMTALGTPANGRTFQDLMPAILPHL, from the coding sequence GTGACCGTCAACATGACCAAGGGTCAGGCCATCAGTCTGCAGAAGAACGACGGAGGCAGCCTGACCGCGGTGCGCATGGGCCTCGGCTGGCAGGCGGCCCCCCGGCGCGGCCTGTTCGGTTCGCGCACGCGGGAGGTCGACCTCGACGCCTCCGCCGTCCTGTTCGCGGACAAGCAGCCCGTCGACGTCGTCTTCTTCCGTCACCTGGTGAGCGACGACGGCTCGGTCAAGCACACCGGTGACAACCTCGTCGGCGGCGTCGGCCAGGGCGGGGACGACGAGGCGATCCTCGTCGACCTGGCCCGCGTCCCCGTTCACATCGACCAGATCGTCTTCACCGTGAACTCCTTCACGGGCCAGACCTTCCAGGAGGTGCAGAACGCCTTCTGCCGGCTGGTCGACGAGACCAATGGCGACGAGCTGGCCCGCTACACGCTCGCCGGCGGCGGCGCCTACACCGCCCAGATCATGGCGAAGGTGCACCGGACGGGCCCGGGCTGGACCATGACGGCCCTCGGCACCCCGGCCAACGGCCGCACCTTCCAGGACCTCATGCCGGCGATCCTGCCGCACCTGTAG
- a CDS encoding TerD family protein: MTAELVRGQNHPLSQARLEIRIAAGTPIVAGATLGDEHGTVHGVEWVVHPGAPALPGLEVSRQAASDHRLAVDLGAVPEAVHRVHVLLALPSAGGPVRFGAVAAPFVAVTGLDGIELASYTITGLDAESAVVALELYRRQGAWKVRAVGQGYAGGLTELLTDQGLPQAHQLANTIHEAVAQGLARAVTPPARTADGDRARQTATPAPGPEQGSSATRGASGAVPPQPLSPYGTQPPGTPPQPTTPNGGPASGTSQPASPYGAQGAPATGGPQPGHPQVPADASAAQPPVPTVGGPVDYSHPRRQNAAPPPPPSAAPPVQPGQPARPVAGDATGWSMDERLYNQVWGMFEDLARSTAAYRSAVDFADSRMEKEFDAALADPRHRIGGQGDAAREASRAKHAELVEQARAAYDRDLGQLTAESEVVEPALPLAYARWDNPVWHGYRVPFEAPMAVRLGDLHLPECPELRIPMLVRLPLERGLWIDSGAAGSLDGSFFDSHELHRLAMDTAVALAARLLAVHPAGDYTLHVIDPAGSGAQSLAPLVWAGVLAAPPAVGAAGVADVLARLTERVDLVQMAVRGGAADSLPPGLDTSEQLLIVNDFPHGFDDRAVTQLRYLADEGPSVGVHLMMVADREEASAYGPLLDPLWRSLMRLTAVPDDHLADPWVGHAWTYEPALVPPGSQVVQQVLNQVAEARTKYT, translated from the coding sequence ATGACGGCCGAGCTGGTGCGGGGGCAGAACCACCCGCTCTCCCAGGCCCGTCTCGAGATCCGGATCGCGGCCGGTACGCCGATCGTGGCCGGAGCCACGCTCGGCGACGAGCACGGCACGGTGCACGGCGTCGAGTGGGTCGTCCACCCGGGCGCTCCCGCCCTGCCGGGTCTGGAGGTCTCCCGGCAGGCGGCCTCCGACCACCGCCTCGCGGTCGATCTCGGCGCGGTGCCCGAGGCCGTCCACCGGGTCCATGTGCTGCTCGCCCTGCCCTCGGCGGGCGGCCCCGTGCGCTTCGGCGCCGTCGCCGCCCCCTTCGTCGCGGTCACGGGCCTCGACGGCATCGAGCTCGCCAGCTACACCATCACCGGCCTGGACGCCGAGTCGGCGGTCGTCGCGCTGGAGCTCTACCGCCGCCAGGGCGCCTGGAAGGTACGCGCCGTCGGCCAGGGCTACGCGGGCGGTCTCACCGAACTCCTCACCGATCAGGGCCTTCCCCAGGCCCACCAGCTGGCGAACACCATCCATGAGGCGGTGGCCCAGGGCCTGGCCCGAGCGGTGACGCCCCCGGCCCGCACGGCGGACGGCGACCGTGCCCGCCAGACGGCCACGCCGGCACCGGGCCCCGAGCAGGGCTCTTCCGCGACCCGGGGCGCCTCCGGTGCCGTACCCCCGCAGCCGCTGTCGCCGTACGGCACACAGCCCCCGGGCACACCGCCGCAGCCGACGACCCCGAACGGCGGCCCGGCCTCCGGCACATCGCAGCCCGCCTCCCCCTACGGCGCGCAGGGCGCCCCGGCAACCGGCGGGCCGCAGCCCGGACACCCCCAGGTGCCCGCTGACGCGTCCGCGGCTCAGCCTCCCGTGCCCACCGTCGGCGGCCCGGTCGACTACAGTCACCCCCGACGGCAGAACGCCGCCCCGCCCCCGCCTCCGTCGGCCGCGCCCCCCGTTCAGCCGGGACAGCCCGCGCGGCCCGTCGCCGGGGACGCGACCGGCTGGTCCATGGACGAGCGGCTCTACAACCAGGTGTGGGGCATGTTCGAGGACCTGGCCCGCTCCACGGCCGCGTACCGCAGCGCCGTCGACTTCGCCGACTCGCGCATGGAGAAGGAGTTCGACGCGGCCCTCGCCGACCCGCGTCATCGGATCGGCGGGCAGGGCGACGCCGCACGCGAGGCGTCCCGTGCCAAGCACGCCGAGCTCGTCGAACAGGCCCGCGCGGCCTACGACCGGGATCTCGGCCAGCTCACGGCCGAGTCCGAGGTGGTCGAACCCGCCCTGCCCCTGGCGTACGCCCGCTGGGACAACCCCGTCTGGCACGGCTACCGGGTGCCGTTCGAGGCACCCATGGCCGTGCGCCTGGGCGATCTGCATCTGCCCGAGTGCCCCGAGCTGCGTATCCCGATGCTGGTCCGGCTGCCGCTGGAGCGCGGCCTGTGGATCGACAGCGGAGCCGCCGGATCCCTCGACGGCTCGTTCTTCGACTCCCACGAACTGCACCGCCTCGCCATGGACACGGCTGTGGCGCTCGCGGCCCGGCTCCTCGCCGTCCACCCCGCGGGGGACTACACCCTGCACGTCATCGACCCGGCCGGGTCGGGGGCGCAGTCGCTCGCCCCGCTGGTGTGGGCCGGGGTGCTCGCGGCCCCGCCCGCCGTCGGCGCCGCGGGCGTGGCGGACGTCCTGGCCCGCCTCACCGAGCGCGTCGACCTCGTGCAGATGGCGGTGCGCGGCGGCGCGGCCGACTCCCTCCCGCCCGGCCTCGACACCTCCGAGCAACTTCTGATCGTCAACGACTTCCCGCACGGCTTCGACGACCGGGCCGTGACCCAGCTGCGCTACCTCGCGGACGAGGGACCGTCCGTCGGCGTCCACCTGATGATGGTCGCGGACCGTGAGGAGGCGTCCGCCTACGGTCCCCTCCTCGACCCCCTGTGGCGCTCGCTCATGCGACTGACGGCGGTGCCCGACGACCACCTCGCCGACCCGTGGGTCGGCCATGCCTGGACCTACGAGCCCGCGCTCGTCCCGCCCGGCAGCCAGGTGGTCCAACAGGTCCTGAACCAGGTCGCGGAGGCTCGTACCAAGTACACGTAA
- a CDS encoding TerC/Alx family metal homeostasis membrane protein, producing the protein MDVSVTLWVLTIVGLAALIAVDFFIGRKPHDVSIKEAGIWTVVWIALAGLFGLGLLVFGGGQAGGEFFAGFITEKSLSVDNLFVFVLIMAKFAVPSQYQQRVLLVGVLIALVLRAIFIAAGAAIIASFAWVFYIFGAFLIWTAWKLIQEARADEEEEEFEENKLLKAAERRFGVADRYHGTKLWIVENGKRVMTPMLVVMLAIGSTDVLFALDSIPAIFGLTQDPYIVFTANAFALMGLRQLYFLIGGLLKKLVHLSYGLSLILGFIGVKLVLHALHESGVHVPEISIPVSLGVICAVLIVTTVTSLMATRKQEAAEAAQAEGEGAPKDSIEA; encoded by the coding sequence GTGGATGTTTCCGTGACCCTGTGGGTCCTGACCATCGTGGGCCTCGCCGCCCTCATCGCGGTCGACTTCTTCATCGGCCGCAAGCCGCACGACGTGTCCATCAAGGAAGCGGGCATCTGGACGGTCGTCTGGATCGCCCTGGCCGGCCTCTTCGGGCTCGGTCTGCTCGTCTTCGGTGGCGGCCAGGCCGGTGGAGAGTTCTTCGCGGGCTTCATCACCGAGAAGTCCCTGAGCGTGGACAACCTCTTCGTCTTCGTCCTGATCATGGCGAAGTTCGCGGTGCCCTCGCAGTACCAGCAGCGGGTGCTTCTCGTCGGTGTCCTGATAGCCCTGGTGCTGCGCGCGATCTTCATCGCCGCCGGTGCCGCGATCATCGCCAGCTTCGCCTGGGTGTTCTACATCTTCGGCGCCTTCCTCATCTGGACCGCCTGGAAGCTCATCCAGGAGGCCCGGGCGGACGAGGAGGAAGAGGAGTTCGAGGAGAACAAGCTGCTCAAGGCCGCCGAGCGCAGGTTCGGCGTGGCCGACCGCTACCACGGCACCAAGCTGTGGATCGTGGAGAACGGCAAGCGGGTCATGACCCCGATGCTCGTCGTGATGCTCGCGATCGGCTCCACCGACGTGCTCTTCGCGCTCGACTCGATCCCCGCGATCTTCGGCCTGACCCAGGACCCGTACATCGTCTTCACGGCCAACGCCTTCGCCCTGATGGGTCTGCGGCAGCTGTACTTCCTCATCGGCGGTCTGCTGAAGAAGCTGGTCCACCTGAGCTACGGCCTGTCGCTCATCCTGGGCTTCATCGGCGTCAAGCTGGTGCTGCACGCCCTGCACGAGTCCGGGGTCCACGTCCCCGAGATCAGCATTCCGGTCTCGCTCGGCGTGATCTGCGCGGTCCTGATCGTCACCACGGTCACCAGTCTGATGGCCACCAGGAAGCAGGAGGCGGCCGAGGCGGCGCAGGCGGAGGGCGAAGGCGCTCCGAAGGACAGCATCGAGGCCTGA
- a CDS encoding calcium:proton antiporter gives MIARLRSLATSWTSAVPVLAVVLLVFTWGRDLPGAVVVLVSLVLAGAVLAAVHHAEVIAHRVGEPFGSLVLAVAVTIIEVALIVTLMVDGGDKSSTLARDTVFAAVMITCNGIVGISLLVAALRHGTAVFNAEGTGAALATVATLATLSLVLPTFTTSKPGPEFSATQLTFAALSSLILYGLFVATQTVRHRDYFLPITRQGEVITTEDHADAPTARTALTSLGLLGLALIGVVGLAKGVSPTIESGVAKAGLPQAVVGVVIALLVLLPETIAALRSARRDRVQTSLNLALGSAMASIGLTIPAVALASVWLSGPLVLGLGSTHMVLLALTVVVSSLTVVPGRATPLQGGVHLVLFAAYLELAVNP, from the coding sequence ATGATCGCTCGGCTCAGGTCGCTCGCCACGAGCTGGACGTCCGCCGTGCCGGTGCTCGCCGTCGTCCTGCTGGTGTTCACATGGGGACGCGATCTGCCCGGCGCGGTCGTCGTGCTCGTGAGCCTGGTCCTCGCGGGGGCCGTGCTGGCCGCCGTGCACCACGCCGAGGTGATCGCCCACCGGGTCGGTGAACCGTTCGGCTCCCTCGTCCTCGCCGTCGCCGTCACGATCATCGAGGTCGCCCTGATCGTCACCCTGATGGTGGACGGCGGAGACAAGAGCTCGACCCTGGCCAGGGACACGGTCTTCGCAGCCGTGATGATCACCTGCAACGGCATCGTCGGCATCAGTCTCCTCGTGGCCGCACTGCGTCATGGCACCGCGGTCTTCAACGCCGAGGGCACCGGCGCCGCGCTCGCCACGGTCGCCACCCTGGCCACACTGAGCCTGGTCTTGCCGACGTTCACGACGAGCAAGCCGGGCCCGGAGTTCTCCGCCACGCAGCTGACCTTCGCCGCGCTGTCCTCGCTGATCCTGTACGGCCTGTTCGTGGCGACCCAGACCGTACGGCACCGCGACTACTTCCTCCCGATCACCCGTCAGGGCGAGGTGATCACCACCGAGGACCACGCCGACGCACCCACCGCCCGTACCGCGCTGACCAGTCTCGGCCTGCTGGGCCTGGCCCTGATCGGGGTGGTCGGCCTGGCCAAGGGCGTGTCGCCCACCATCGAGTCCGGGGTCGCCAAGGCGGGTCTTCCCCAGGCCGTCGTCGGCGTGGTCATCGCCCTGCTGGTGCTGCTCCCCGAGACCATCGCCGCCCTGCGCTCGGCACGCCGCGACCGGGTGCAGACCAGCCTCAACCTCGCCCTCGGCTCGGCCATGGCCAGCATCGGCCTGACCATCCCCGCGGTCGCTCTGGCCTCCGTCTGGCTCTCCGGCCCGCTCGTCCTCGGCCTGGGCTCCACCCACATGGTGCTGCTGGCCCTGACCGTGGTGGTGAGCTCGCTGACGGTGGTTCCCGGCCGGGCCACACCGCTCCAGGGCGGTGTCCATCTGGTGCTGTTCGCGGCCTATCTGGAACTGGCGGTCAATCCATAG
- a CDS encoding MFS transporter gives MPRLAAASLAGTAIEFYDFFVYGTAAALVLGPLFFPTFSPLAGSLAAFGTFGVGFLARPLGSVLFGHIGDRRGRRPVLVASLLLTGAATVAVGCVPTYDTLGVAAPVLLLVLRFLQGLGLGGEWGGAVLLTAEHAPAERRGLWTSFPQVGPALGFLLANGVVLALSTALSEAQFAAWGWRVPFWTAGVLAAAGLWLRSSVPESPGFLEIDDHARVPLAEVVRDHGRLVLLTAGALAIGYAIFYAVTTWSLAYGTERLGVSRAVMLTCIMAAVLVKGSLTPVAALLGDRYGRRPLCLAGCAAAALWMFPMVALLATGQPLLMLLGFLGAMIAFITMFAVIAAYLPELYEPRVRCTGAAVGYNLGGVVGGALTPIVATALVEHGGRVPWGVGAYLTGIALLSLGCFALLPETRPVPEAAAEPAMD, from the coding sequence ATGCCGCGGCTCGCGGCCGCCTCGCTCGCCGGGACGGCCATCGAGTTCTACGACTTCTTCGTCTACGGGACGGCCGCGGCACTGGTCCTGGGTCCGCTCTTCTTCCCGACGTTCTCCCCGCTGGCGGGTTCGCTGGCCGCCTTCGGGACCTTCGGCGTGGGGTTCCTCGCACGGCCGCTCGGGTCGGTGCTGTTCGGGCACATCGGGGACCGGCGCGGACGGCGGCCGGTGCTCGTGGCCTCACTGCTGCTGACCGGCGCCGCCACGGTCGCGGTCGGCTGTGTGCCGACGTACGACACGCTCGGGGTGGCCGCGCCGGTGCTGCTCCTGGTGCTGCGTTTTCTCCAGGGGCTCGGGCTCGGCGGGGAGTGGGGCGGGGCCGTACTGCTGACCGCGGAGCACGCGCCCGCCGAGCGGCGCGGGCTGTGGACGAGCTTCCCGCAGGTGGGGCCCGCGCTGGGCTTCCTGCTCGCCAACGGCGTGGTGCTGGCGCTGTCGACCGCGCTGTCCGAGGCGCAGTTCGCCGCGTGGGGCTGGCGCGTGCCGTTCTGGACGGCCGGGGTGCTGGCGGCGGCGGGGCTGTGGCTGCGCTCCTCGGTCCCGGAGAGCCCCGGTTTCCTGGAGATCGACGACCACGCGCGCGTACCGCTCGCCGAGGTGGTGCGCGACCATGGGCGGCTCGTGCTGCTGACGGCCGGGGCGCTCGCGATCGGGTACGCGATCTTCTACGCCGTGACGACGTGGTCCCTCGCCTACGGGACCGAGCGGCTCGGGGTGAGCCGTGCCGTCATGCTGACCTGCATCATGGCCGCGGTGCTGGTGAAGGGCTCGCTCACGCCGGTGGCGGCGCTGCTCGGGGACCGGTACGGACGGCGGCCGTTGTGTCTGGCCGGGTGCGCGGCGGCAGCGCTGTGGATGTTCCCGATGGTGGCGCTGCTCGCGACCGGGCAGCCGTTGCTGATGCTCCTCGGTTTCCTGGGCGCGATGATCGCCTTCATCACGATGTTCGCGGTGATCGCCGCGTATCTGCCGGAGCTGTACGAGCCGCGGGTGCGCTGCACCGGTGCCGCGGTCGGCTACAACCTCGGCGGGGTCGTAGGCGGCGCGCTCACGCCGATCGTGGCGACGGCGCTGGTGGAGCACGGCGGGCGGGTGCCCTGGGGCGTGGGTGCGTATCTGACCGGGATCGCGCTGCTCAGCCTGGGGTGTTTCGCGTTGCTGCCGGAGACGCGGCCGGTGCCCGAGGCGGCGGCGGAGCCCGCTATGGATTGA
- a CDS encoding S66 family peptidase, translating to MTTISYPPKPVPGDRIAVISPGAGLPGLFPRPYELGLERLRKEFGLEPVEYPSTRRMGSTPQERAADIHAAFADPSVKAIIASIGGDDQITVLPFLDRKLIRANPKPFFGMSDNTNLLAFLYSTGIVGYHGATVMTALGRPVAMSALTADSLRAALFTSGEYELTPAARWRDVDRDWADPTTFDSAPETRPGTGWTWVNADRTVEGRAWGGCLEIVGWLLMADREIARDLGQYDGGVLLLETSEEMPSDVEVFRTLRNMGERGLLQRFSALLWGRPKTWALDRPTSPEEADRYAADQREAVLRAMRVYAPHTTIVFDVDFGHTDPQLVLPYGGLVRVDGPARRITVTY from the coding sequence ATGACGACGATCTCGTACCCGCCCAAGCCCGTACCCGGCGACCGTATAGCCGTCATCTCCCCGGGCGCAGGCCTGCCGGGGCTCTTCCCGCGCCCCTACGAGCTGGGGCTCGAGCGGTTGCGCAAGGAGTTCGGGCTGGAACCGGTCGAGTATCCGTCGACCCGCAGGATGGGTTCGACGCCCCAGGAGCGCGCCGCCGACATCCATGCCGCGTTCGCCGACCCGAGCGTCAAGGCGATCATCGCGTCCATCGGCGGCGACGACCAGATCACCGTGCTGCCGTTCCTGGACCGGAAGTTGATCCGGGCGAATCCGAAGCCGTTCTTCGGGATGAGCGACAACACCAACCTGCTCGCGTTCCTGTACAGCACCGGCATCGTCGGCTACCACGGCGCGACGGTGATGACCGCGCTCGGACGGCCGGTGGCCATGAGCGCGCTGACCGCCGACTCCCTGCGGGCGGCCCTGTTCACCTCGGGCGAGTACGAGCTGACTCCCGCCGCCCGCTGGCGGGACGTCGACCGTGACTGGGCGGACCCCACCACCTTCGACTCCGCACCGGAGACCCGTCCCGGCACCGGCTGGACCTGGGTGAACGCCGACCGGACGGTGGAGGGCCGGGCTTGGGGCGGCTGTCTGGAGATCGTGGGCTGGCTGCTCATGGCCGACCGCGAGATCGCGCGTGACCTGGGTCAGTACGACGGCGGAGTGCTGCTCCTGGAGACCTCGGAGGAGATGCCGAGCGACGTCGAGGTCTTCCGCACCCTGCGCAACATGGGTGAGCGCGGACTCCTCCAGCGTTTCTCCGCACTGCTCTGGGGCCGCCCCAAGACGTGGGCCCTCGACCGCCCCACCAGCCCCGAGGAGGCGGATCGTTACGCCGCCGACCAGCGCGAGGCCGTACTGCGGGCCATGCGCGTATATGCCCCGCACACCACCATCGTCTTCGATGTGGACTTCGGACACACCGATCCACAACTCGTCCTCCCCTACGGCGGTCTCGTCCGAGTCGACGGTCCCGCCCGGCGCATCACCGTCACCTACTGA
- the aroQ gene encoding type II 3-dehydroquinate dehydratase, with protein sequence MPRTLANAPIMVLNGPNLNLLGQRQPEIYGKDTLADVEALCAKAAAAHGGTVDFRQSNHEGELVDWIHEARLQHCGIVINPGAYSHTSVAILDALNTCDGLPVLEVHISNIHQREAFRHHSYVSLRADGVIAGCGVQGYVFGVERVAALAGPAQADV encoded by the coding sequence GTGCCCCGCACCCTGGCCAACGCCCCGATCATGGTCCTCAACGGCCCCAACCTGAACCTGCTGGGTCAGCGTCAGCCGGAGATCTACGGCAAGGACACCCTCGCCGACGTCGAGGCCCTGTGCGCCAAGGCGGCGGCCGCGCACGGCGGCACGGTGGACTTCCGGCAGTCGAACCACGAGGGCGAGCTGGTCGACTGGATCCACGAGGCGAGGCTCCAGCACTGCGGGATCGTCATCAACCCCGGCGCCTACTCGCACACGTCAGTCGCGATCCTGGACGCGCTCAACACCTGTGACGGGCTCCCGGTGCTGGAGGTGCACATCTCCAACATCCACCAGCGCGAGGCCTTCCGGCACCACTCCTACGTCTCGCTGCGCGCGGACGGAGTCATCGCCGGCTGCGGAGTGCAGGGATACGTCTTCGGCGTCGAGCGCGTCGCGGCGCTGGCGGGGCCGGCCCAGGCCGACGTGTAA